The genomic window gctttgtgttagatgattttacCTGACTGTGGGCTAATGGACGTGGTCTGAGCACATTTGAGGTAGGCTAGAGTAAGCTATgttgttcagtaggttaggtgtattaaatgcattttcaacttatgatattttcagttttcaatgggtttattgggacataaccccATCATTAGCCAAGAAGCATCCGTATTTTACTAGGGAGCAGGAGTGAGGAAAAAGGAGAGCGAAGCGGGCAAGAGGGAGGATACCAGGATATGTGATGGAGACGGCCACTGCTAAATGCACCTCATTATTCAATCTCATGGAAATGTCCCCCGAGAAGCCATGCAATCTGTGTCTCAGGTAGGGTGACGAACCATCCTGGTTTTCTCAAGATGGGGGGATTTTTCCAGGATGTGGAACTTTCAGTGCCAAACCCAGGAAGGTCCTGGGAAAATGAGAATGAGCTGGTTCCCTAGAATTAGGACCACTGGATTTGAggatagaaaaatggaaagataggGAAGGTAACACTTGATGGTCTTGATTGCTTTATGAAGTGCGACATACAGAGATGGGTGTGGGAAACTAAAAATGGGGTATGAATAGTTGAAAGAAGTGGAAGGATGAGTAAAAAGATGGCCTAGTGGCACTAAGAGCCTGGCTAAAATTGAAGACCTTGAATTGTTGCTGAATAGTATTGATTTATTCAGTCATTCTTTCACCCATTTTGAGTCATGTCCGTGATTGTTGGTTACCATGGGAACATTGATCAGTGATGTAATTTTGGCCATACCAATACATGTCAGAGTCTCATGGAAGTTCAGAGCTCCACGCTGTCAACCAGGGTCATGACTCCATCATGGCCACACCATTTATGTTACTGAATGTTCTCATTCTCTACCACAGCTGCCACTACCGAGTGGATGCTGATGCTCCCGAAATCTCTAGCCCCAGTCCAAACCTTTTCCTGGGCATCAGACCTACAAACACCCAACAGGCACCTCAGTCTCAACATCTCCAAACCCATATTCATCATCTTACCCCAAAAACCTGCTCCAGCAAGGGAGTGGACTTTCCCAGACAGTCTGTGTATATGAGGATACCAAGTTACCGTCTCACTGTCTACTTCCTTGCTTGGTTCTGAAAATGCCATCTCCAAAGGCTTCCCCATGGTTTGAGGAATCATGActttcaggggatacatgtgggACAATCTGGAGGAAAAGTATTTGAGGCAGAGAAAACAGCTAGTGCTAAAGCCTTAAGGCAGGAAAAAAGTGTGTTCCAGGGATGTAAAGAAGGTCAGTCTAACTGAGCTTGGTAGACAAGGAAGAGTCTGGTTCAAAGGGAAGCTGGAGAAGTAAACAGGAGCTAGATCACATGGAGCACTGTAGGTCAAGTGAAGGAGATTAGACTTTCTTCTTGGAGCACTGCAAAATCATTTAAAGGTTATAAACAGAAGAGTTGGTGCATTAGCCAGGGTTCTCCGGAGAGACAGAACCCTTAAGATATATATAAATGTAGAGAAAAAGATTCATCATGaggaattggcttatgtgattatctgctatctgcaagctgaaggcccaggaaagccagtggtgtagttCTCATCCAagcccaaaggcctgagaatcaggagTGCTGATGTCCGAGAATAAAAGAAGATGGATGTTCCAGCTCCAGAGAAGAGAGAATGTACCCTTCCTCggccttttttgttcttttccagcCCTCAATGGACTGGATGATGCCTACCCATGTTGGGGAGGGTGGAGCTTCTTTACTGCctgctgattcaaatgctaatctcttctggaaacacctgCACAGACatactcagaaataatgttttgccaGCTATCTGGGTATGCCTTAGCCCAGTGAAGCTggcacacaaaattaaccatcacagtatgCATGATttgatttatacttttaaatacaCCTTTAAATTTGATTTCCACCCTGGCTGCTGAGTGGACAATAGAAAGTACAGTAACAAGACAAATAGGACATAGGCAGGGAGACCAATTAAGGGAGACCAGGAGATAGGCAGGGAGACCAGACTGCAGTAATCTAGGTGAGAGTTGATGTTGGATGGGACTAAGATGTAATAGTGATGATGAAGAGAAGTTTCAGATTCTTGATTAGTTCTAGGGGGGACATTCAACAGGACTTAAGTATAAGGCATGAGGAAATAAATCAAAGATGTGTCCAAGGTTTTAGGCCTGATAatctgtgtgaatgtgtgttaTTTACTGGGATGGGGAAGACCTGGGGGAGGAACATGTTTGGAGGTGAAAGGAAAAGCAAGAGTTTGATTTGGGACAAAGCAAGTCTGAGACACCTATTAGACATCCAAGTGGAGGTATAAAATATAAGGCTGGATAGATATGAGTGTGAGCTAGACAGAGCTGGATGTAGTTTTGGGAGGCACTGCAGCATATTCAAAGCCTTGGGCCAGAGGAGCTCACCAGGGAGAAGATGGATCTAAAGAAGGAGATCTATGGCCAAGACTTGCAGCACTATGACATTTAGAAATCAAGCAGCAAATGTGCAGGGCTGCTAAGGAGACTATAAAGGGACAACTAAAAAGATATGATATTCTagaagccaagagaagaaagCAGTTCAAGAAGGGTGTGGCCAACTGTGTCAACCATATCATACGCTGCTGAGAGATCAAATAAGGACAGAGAAGTGATCACTGGAGGTCATCAGCAGCCTCATGAAAAACAGTCTCCATGGGCTGGAAGAAAGAGAGGACCCATGGCAGAGGGCTGAGCAGAGAATCAAAGGTGAGGAAGTAGACACAGGAGACAACTCCCTGAAAAGCGCTTCTGTGAAGGACAGCAGAGAACTAGATCAGCTACAGGAAAAGGTAGGGTAAGGAAAAGGCTCTGCAAACCCTGGAGATACTGAAACAGGTCTGCATTTTGGGGGAATGATCtgagtggaaagaaagaaactagagaTGCAGCAGAGATAGGAGAATTGCAGAAGCAAAGTCCTCTAAAAAACCAAGAGGCCAGATGATCAAGCTTACAAGTGAAGGGGGTTTCTCTTGGTAAAAGCAAAAACACTTTATCCATAGCAATatgaagacaggaaggaaatatTAACACAAATTCAGATGAATTGGAAGGTATGCTGGGAAGATAAAGGTCCTCCTTTAtcaaggacacagccaaaccatatcaaggaggACCTATATAACTGCTTCTATTTTTTCAGTGAAATATGAGATGAGGTCATCAGGTAAGAATGAGGGAAGATAACAAGGTACATGGCCCTTCCTGAGAGATGAGAGGCCCCAGTAAGTGAGGGAGGCAAGGGAGGCAGGAGGTAAAAATGTGAAATAGTTGTTTTGAAGACTGCGAAGTGGAACACATAGTGAAGGGTAAGATTGCTGAGCAGGGCTGAGTGCTCATTTGAGATTTGTGGTCATGAATTTAAAGCAAGACCAGTTGGTCTAGATATGTGTTTTTCTCTCATGACATTTACATGCTTGAGTTCAGGTGTGTAGTAGTCAGATGTGTAGGCTTAAGCAGAGAGCAAATATGAAGGAAGAAGAGTGGAATACAGGAATTAGAAGTACTTGAAATAGAGTAGTTATGATGATGAACCACAGAAATTTAGCTGGTTAAGGAAGGAAGTGAGAACCTGAGGGAAATGACAGATAGTGGGAAAAGTGGAAGGGCCAGTCTTTTGGAAGTCTTGATGAGGTGGATTGGAAATATTGCCCCAAGGGAGCTGGGATGAAAGGAGGTAGCAGTCAGAGAATGTAGGTTTTTGGTGATGGTATGGTCGTGGACATGACAAAGGTAATGAGTGGCTGGAATGGAACAGATCAAAGgagtaaattaaaaagaagatgtattagtctgttctcacaatgCTAACAAAGACATAACccgagcctgggtaatttataaaagaaagaggtttaattgacttgcagttcagcatggctggggaggcctcaggaaacttacaatcatggtggaatgggAAGccaacatgtccttcttcacatagtAGCAGGAAGcaaaagtgctgagcaaaagggagaaaagccccttataaaaccatcagatcttgtgagaactcattcattatcacCAGAACAGTATGAGGGTAACTGTCCCCATGactaaattacctcccactgggtccatcCCAcgacacgtggagattatgggaactacaattcaagatgagatttgggtggggacacagccaaaccctatcagaaGATCAAAGAGAGACATGGAAACTAGAAGCCAATGTATTGGATGTCTCACCCATATGAATGTTGAAATTACCAGGAATGGTGTCAGGAAAAAGGATAGACAGGAAGACAGCGTGCCAGTGCTAAAGACACCCACTAATGAGGGTAAATAGAGCATTCATATGGGCATTGAAGGAGTGGAGAGttgaaggaagagggagaaggaatgCATTTAGAAGTGAccacagaaggcaaagaggacCACTTACACAGCTTCCCCACCTCAGGCCCTCAGGTACCCAGTTTTTAAGAGGAAAGACACCTTCCACCTCAGTAGGTTGTAAAAGAAATAATGTCATGAGCAGATATTCAGCTTTCATTTAATGCAAAAAAGTAAGTGAGCACTCAGAGAAGTAGTTGAGGATATTGGAAAGAGTGTAATTGACAGCCATGAGTTCATAAACCCACAGAGAAAAGGTTTGGGAgcgcaggaaggaaaggaaaattgaGTCAAAACAGAGACTCTTCTGAGTGGCATGGGGTTAGGGTCCCCTTGACCTGAGAAGCTTGGGTTTCTGGAGATGACTGAAGTGGACAGGAATGAAAGCCATCCTGAAATTAGTCTTGAGAGTCTCTTAGGGAAAGGTGGACTTGAGACAAAAGGTGCAATGCTGATTAGCAACAATTCTCTACTGTGCCTGTGAGTAATGCAGAAGCCAGAATGAGTCCCTCAAGGGATTGTTCTCTTAAGGGGAGTTCACTGTGAAGGCTTCTGGGGAGGGTCCATCTACCCTGAAAATGGATCCCTAGGGCTGACTTTACCAACTCTTCAGGTGGTGCAGTGTTATGATGCTCTGGAGCACAAGGAGCTCAGAGCCTGCCACTTTGCTGCTGGGTGGTGTGCTGGTGTGGCAGGCAGGCTCCCAAATCATTCCACATAAGTGACATTTGTGTAAACACCATTGCAATTTCTCTGTTGGAGTCTGCAGACCCATCCTCAAGTTATCAGggagaattttaatttttccatattgATAATAAtcttaacaaataataaaatcatattcTATGTCCTCTAGGTCTACCAGATAAATTACAGGACTCCCAGTTAAATTTAGATTTCACATAAACAGTGAATGCTTTTCTAGTATAAATATATCTCAGATATTGCATGATAcatatttctaccaaaaaattatactttataacTATTGCCACCTGATGTTAGTACCTATGTGTATGCACTTATTATATGTTTATTACAcaataaagatatttattataaggaattgactTAAACAATTTGGAGGCTGGCAAGACCCAGGATCTGCAGGATAAATCCAGCAGCTGGAGACTAAGGAGAGCTAACGGCATAGCTCCAGTCTGAAGGCTGCAGGCTCAAGAGCCAGAAAAAGAGTCAATGTCCCAGTTTggaggcagtcaggcaggaagaATCCTCTGTTACTCAAGGAAGAGTCAGCCTTTTTTTCTAGTGAAGTGTCAGCTGATTGGGTGAGACCCACTAACATcagggagggcaatctgctttgcTCAGTCCGTTGatgtaaatgttaatctcatccaaaaccaCCCTTGCAGAAACACGCCGAATATTTGActaaatatctgggcaccccggaacccagtcaagttgacacaccAAATTCACCATCACAGTGTTCATGTTTGCACTGTTTATGATGAAACTGGGACCAAGCAGTAACATTAATGAGAAAAGGGAGGCAGACCCAATCTCAAGGTGTAATATGGCCATGTTaactaaaatgaaagaatatcACAGCCCTGTAAGAAGCAAGTTTTCTCAGAAGTTCAAATAGAGAAAGTTCAAACTGAGTCATCCAAACACAGCATTACAGTCATGACAAATTCCAAAGAACCTGCCCCTTAACAGGTTAGCCCCATAGTAACACTGCAAGTAGCCATTTAGtgtcagcaattaaaaaaaaaaaaaaatccatcatatTAAACGTATGggtttctattttgattttgtttgtagtattgtatttaatttataaatttgttttggttttattgtttAAAGGCTATATCTAGTTTTACATGTCTACACAAATAATGTTAAACTAAAACTCATTTAAGTTACACATTAAGTACTGAGGAGTCGtgagatttttctccttttaaatggGTTCATTAGTCTGTTATTCTTAGTTTGAGAAACacttattataataatataaaagcaTTTATGGCCTTTTTTTAGGGGATTTGTGTTTTGGAGCATTTCATTTGCATAATTCATTGAACTAGATATTAttagagggttttttttaaataacaaattgaAAAAAGTGTGTACTGTGTGCTACACTGAATTAGAAAATGTTGCACATTATATCTCCTCTTAGATATACACAAAGCATTTTAGTGAATAAAAGACTTGGAGAAATCGGGCAGAAAAAGATGTCAGATGCTGTTTCACTCAGTCTTCCCAAGCTTATCTGAGCAAAGAATACCTCTATTGCAGCAACTATCAATATCCTAAGAAATAGCTTTCTTTGAAAAACCAGTTTGGAAAACATTCATCTATAACACTATCTAGAATAAGGATATTCTATTAACATTTTTGTGCCAAAGACTCTTCCAGCAGCCTAGTGATACCTATGGACATCTtcttagaataatgtttttaaatgcattaaaaatataaaggaatacaAAGGAAATCAATTATATTCAaatacagttttcaaaataactttaaaacaaatgGGAGTACctgaaggagaggagaaggaaaggacaaaagaaatatttaaagaaataatagaggccgggcccagtggctcatgcctgtaatcctagcactttgggaggccgaggcaggcggatcacttgaggtcaggagtacgagaccagcctggccaacatggtgaaacctcatctctactaaaactacaaaaattagtcgggcatggtggtgcatgcctgtaatcccagccactcgggaggctgaggcaggagaatcacttgaacctgggaggcggaggttgcggtgagctaagatcacaccacagcactccagcctgggcaacaagagccaaactccatctcaaaaaagaaagaaagaaagagagaaagaaaggcagagagaaaggaatggaggaaggaaggaagggagggaggagagggaaagaaaggcagGCCAGTCAATGGCCACATATTGTATGCTTTCTTCatgtgaaatatctagaataggcaaatctgtacaaacagaaagtagattagtgcttGCCTGAAGTAGGGAGGTGGAAGGTGGTGAGGAGGGTTGGGAGATGATGGCCAAAAAGAACAGGGTTTCtctttgggatgatgaaaacattctaaaattgaGTGCAGTGATGGGTGCACATCATCAacacatataataatatacagttaattgtacatttaaatgagtgaattgtatggtagataaattatatctcaacaaatGTGTTTAAAAATGAACAGTCAAAAGTTCCCAAAAGTTGAAAAGTATACATGCAAAGATCTAAGAAGCCCAATGAATTCCAAACAAAAGAATGACACCAAggcacatttcaaaacaaatgatAAAGGGAAAATCTAAAAAGTAGTCAGAGAAAGACACATATTATATACAGTGGGAACAAAGATAAAGATGACAGCAGATTTGTTACTGGAAGAAAATGCAAGCTAgaagacagtggggaaaaaatCTTTAATGTAAAAATGTCAACCGAGAACTCCACACACAGTAAAACTATCTTTCAGAAACAAaggcaacacaatgagataccacttcatatcgattagaatggctattatccaaAAAACGGGAAgatataacaagtgttggcagggATATgtagaaattggaacccttgtaccttgctggtgggaatgtaacatGATGCAGCCACTATAgaagacagtttggtggttcttcaaaacattaaacatacaattaccatatgatccagcaattccattcctaggtatatatcccaaataattgaaaacaagtGTCTAAACCAAAGCCtatacaccaatgttcatagtagcagtcttcacaatagccaaaagataggAACAATTCCTTTTAATTACATTTATCAGCCAAAAATAGTTACATGACCATGCTTTATTTCAAGGGGACAGAAGAGTATATGCATCCACATACCTAGAAGTAAAGGAGAATTGGATAATTGGTGAGCATTAATTATCTTCCACGATTACCTGtgatactaaaaattatttccacACCAACATATTGCAAAGAGATTGAAACAGAACTTGCTCAAAGAATGTGAACTGTCCCATGAACCAGAGGTCCTACCCAGAAAAAGGAGGAGAACTGCAACTCCAGCCACACCTTAGTCTCTCAATACATTCCCAATATGGACGGCTAAAATTCCAGAAACCCCAAGGACATCTGGATGGCAGCTCTATTTGATTAAAAAATCTCTTAActggcagaggttgctgtgagctgaaatcgcaccattgcactgcagcctgggcaacaagagtgaaactctgtctcaaaaaaaaaaaaaaaaaaaaaaaaagtctcttagCTGCCTAGAAACcaactttcttccttttcacttGCTATGCATGCTATCAGATACCTCTACCACTTGTTCATTCAATATCCCTTGTCTATGCCCAGCTGATGGAGAAACCCATCAGGTACAGTCTACAACCAGGAGTCTAAACAAAGCACTATGGGAACACAGACGAAGGAGCAAATCATTTTTGTAGTGTTTTGCACTCTGACCTAGCCACATTTTTCCTGCTTTTGTGATACAAACCTGCGTTCCCCAGCTTGCCAACTCTGCAGCTGAGCAGCTTTGTGGCCATAGGCAAATCCCTTCACCTAGAATTCTGAGGctcggtttcctcacctgtaaaatgggaatgataacgCCTACCTCCCAGGATTATTGTGAGAacaagaatgagataatgtctatAGAAATGCGTTTTGTGTCAGTCCAAGTTATCATCCCCATCAGCATCATCGTGGCTGTCTTCTACCGTCTAGAAGGGGAGCCCCAGGGCTGGAGAAGGCCCAGGGAAGAAAGGGGTTCCCAGGCCGACCCTCTTACTCTGGGGGAGTCAGGGCCTCTCTCCTAATTAACTCTTCCTGGCAGAAGTTTCTTGCTGGACGTGTTTGCGTACCAGTGAAAAGCCAAGTGAGGCTTCCAGGGGCCTCCCACTGGCCCTGACACATCAGGTAAGAATGATGATTCACTAAACTCTAACAGCCTTGCTGACAGGCCTACTGGCCCAgcccaggcagaggctggagagggCTGCCCAGTGTGCAGCGGGACCATTAGGTTTTATAGAagtgaaagagagaaggagagagggaggggaagaaaagggagagataaaggaaaagaaacaaaggccccaaaagggaaaaagaacagaagaaacacaaagtagaatgatggttaggAGGGGTGGTGAGATGGGGAGTCGTTTAATTGGTATAAAGtctgttttgcaagatgaagaagTTCTAGAGCTCtgctgcacaacaatgtgaatacagttaacactactgaactgcacacttaaaatggttaagatggtaaatttcacGTGACATGTTTTccaccacaattaaaaatattaaaatacatttttaaaagaaatgaggccgggcgtagtggctcatgcctgtaatcccagcactttgggaggccaaagcaggtggatcacgaggtcaggagttcaagaccagcttggccaacatggtgaaaccccttctctactaaaaacacaaaaaaattagccgggcgtggtggcgggagcctgtaatcccagctactcgggaggctgaggcaggagaatcgcttcaacctgggaggcggaggttgcagtgagccgagatcgcgccattgccctccagcctgggcgacagagggagactccgtctcagaaaaaaaacaaaaaagaaagaaagaaaagaaaagaaaaagaaaaaggagaggaggaaaggaagaaaggagagagagagaggagaaagaaaggaagcaggcggaagagaaggaaggagggagggaggaagagaaaggaagcagagagaaggaaggcgggagggaggagaaaaggaaaattaaaaggaaggagatggggaagggaggaggaaatggaCGGAAAGAGGGAGGAATGAGAGGGATAAAAAGGAAGAGATGGgagatgggaagaaagaaaaatagctgaGAGGAGGAGGAACGAAGAAGCGCCGCAGGTCGACAGGCGGCCTCGCATCGCTTCCTCCCCAGGCCCGGCCCAGCGCGCGGGGGCGGGGCTGCCGCGGGGCGGGGCTGCGCGTGACGTCACCGCCCTGCCGCCCCGCCCCGTCCCCGCTCCGGGGCCTTGTGAAATCGCGCGCGCTGGCGGCCGCGGTAGACCGTGCAGCTCTCCTTGGGTGGCTGCGAGTCCCTTGGCCGTGGGCCCTGTGCGCGGCCAGCCCCGGCGGCGGGAGGGCGATAATTGCCCAGAGACGCAGCACTTACCTGGGCCGGTTGTGCAAGGCGCGCGGGGGGAGGCCGGGCGGCGGCTCTCACGCCTCAGCGGCCAGGCATGCGCGGGGGCGAGGCCGGGCCAGGGTCCCGGGGGGCGCCTCCAGCTGTTCCCGTTGCGGACGCCGCCCCATTCTTCAGGAAAGAGCCGCCGCCCGTCACCGCTGGGGATGGGGAGACCCGCGCTCCCACCCCGCTTGGCCACCTGCTGGGGTGAGTGACGGTCGGTCGAGTCCCACACGTGCCTCTGAACCCCAAGCGCCTCCTCTGTGTACTAGGGGTGAAAACGCCACCTCTCTGATCCTCTGGTTGAGAGGATTAGAAATGATGCAGGAGAGGCCTGGAACACTGCCAGGCACACATTAGGTACATAGCGAATGGTGGCCTCGATGCCCATAGACTGCCAGTCAAAACTAGAGTTAAAGTTGTGTCTGCCACTGACTTGCTGGTGACTTTGGGACATTTACCTCCCCTCTCTggtcttcagtttcctcttcagaAACTGGAGTTTGATGCTCACCATCATCGTGGGCCAGGATGATGGCCTGTGCCGGCCGTCCTTGAAAAGGCGAGGCCGGGCTGAGCGTGCGCTGGGTTTAGACATAGCAGGTGTCTCCTGTCACTTGCGCCTAGTTCCTGGGGCCATGGTCCTTGGAGCTGCTGTTAGAGAGGGATGGAGTGGGACAGGGTATCCTGAGCTTACACCAGGATCCCTAGAAGTGtgatcacacatacacacatatgcacacacatcacactacatacacacaggtgcacacacaacCCATGGAGGTCTGACAGGAGCTGCAGTCACCCAGCACCTTCTTTGAGCCTTTGAGGCCAGTCCTCCCCAGGGCTTTAAGGTGGTGTTGCTGTCCCAACCAACAAGTGAGGAACTGAGGCAAGAGGAGGGCAGGTAAGCTCGGTCCTGGGGGCAGCCACTTGCAGTGGGGCCTCATTCTACACCAGCACTTTGAGATTATAGTCCAACCTTGGGAAGGAAGCAGAGCTAGTCACCTGCTCAGGCTCCAGTCTGGGGTGCCCAAAGATGGTTCCATAGGGGAGCCACTCTTTGCATCTGGCCTGAGAGTCCCtactttcctccttcctctttttgaCCTTGAAAGTATGCAGGACAAAAAGACtcaaagaataatataaaaataataaatacccatcatccaaaataaaaaattttaaattaaaaaaggagaaatggctgggcgcggtggctcacgcctataatcccaacactttgggaggccaaggcgagtggatcacgaggtcaggagtttgagaccagcctggccaatatggtgaaaccccgtctctactaaaaatacaaaaaaactagccgggcatggtggcacactcctgtagtctcagctactcgggaggctgaggcaggagaatcgcttgaactcaggaggcggaggttgaagtgaatccagattgcaccactgcactccaacctgggcaatagagggagactccgtctcaaaaaaaaaaaaaaaggagacgtTAGAGTATGATGGTTCCCACTTCACCGAtctgttgggaggattaaaataATAAGGTGACCCTTGGAAAGTGTGAGGGATATACCCGCATCAGATTCTCCCAACCACTGTCCTCCTTGCCCTCAGCTTCTGTGACAACAGGCACTCCCGGTTTTCTTCCTACCTCTCTGACTGCTCCTTCCCAGTCTTTTGCAGGTTCCCACTCACTTATACATGCCTTAAAAGTCGGTGGGCTTAGGGGTAACCAATTGAGGCATCCCTCTCTTTTAGGCATCCCGCTCTTCCTTGGGATGACTTGGTGATTACATCCTCTCCAAGACTTCAGGTCCCAGGGTCCTGCGATTGTAtgagattttaattttgttcattttgctaaTTCATATCTTCTGTATTTGCTCTCaaattgtgtgattttttaaataaaatatccttAAGCCTCTTGGAGCTCCTTGGAGGGGCCCGAGAAGCTAGGACAAAAATGCCTCTCACCTATATCCAGTTCGAATACATAGCCATGTCAGTGGGAAGGAAAAACAGTTGCTCCTTTGGTAGAAATGGCTACTGGAGGAAATTTGATTCACTGAAGAACTTGGCTTGGGAATTTGCAGACTGGTAGCACTCATCAAGGCCTTGGAGATCTTCAGATTCTAACCCCTCATCTTGGAATCAGGAAAGTGGAAACCCAAAGATGATTGATTACTGGCCGCACCTGCCAGATGGCACAGGAAGataatggcagagc from Pongo abelii isolate AG06213 chromosome 13, NHGRI_mPonAbe1-v2.0_pri, whole genome shotgun sequence includes these protein-coding regions:
- the LOC129047764 gene encoding uncharacterized protein LOC129047764, which encodes MKNSLHGLEEREDPWQRAEQRIKGEEVDTGDNSLKSASVKDSRELDQLQEKARPSARGRGCRGAGLRVTSPPCRPAPSPLRGLVKSRALAAAVDRAALLGWLRVPWPWALCAASPGGGRAIIAQRRSTYLGRLCKARGGRPGGGSHASAARHARGRGRARVPGGASSCSRCGRRPILQERAAARHRWGWGDPRSHPAWPPAGLFGNLHFLPPAARGTMWLVLDNEM